A window of the Candidatus Hydrogenedentota bacterium genome harbors these coding sequences:
- a CDS encoding RNA polymerase sigma factor — translation MTYPVTVAWKEKPVMTAEPHDESDIRWPRNRVEFEALVNASKDKLVRHAFRRLGFFQEAEEVVQEVFTRMYANLDRPRAVTHVSAYLFRATTNACTDALRRRRFDSRPLELAVASEIADGSATASQRLAALEAWRETEKLIARLPRRHADVVRLRIFDELRFVEIAEVLGISLGTVKSRFRHGLEKLRRLLPAETERTHELP, via the coding sequence ATGACCTACCCAGTTACCGTTGCATGGAAAGAGAAACCCGTTATGACCGCGGAGCCGCACGACGAGTCGGATATCCGCTGGCCGCGAAACAGAGTTGAATTCGAAGCGCTGGTAAACGCGAGTAAGGACAAGCTGGTCCGGCACGCATTTCGGCGGCTCGGCTTCTTTCAAGAAGCGGAAGAAGTGGTCCAGGAAGTCTTCACGCGGATGTACGCAAACCTGGATCGCCCGCGCGCCGTCACGCACGTCTCGGCCTACCTGTTTCGCGCTACCACAAACGCTTGCACGGACGCCCTGCGCCGCCGCCGTTTCGACAGCAGACCGTTGGAGCTTGCCGTCGCCAGTGAGATTGCCGACGGCTCTGCAACGGCATCCCAACGTCTGGCCGCATTGGAAGCCTGGCGCGAAACCGAAAAGCTCATCGCCCGGCTTCCACGGAGGCACGCGGATGTGGTCCGGCTGCGAATCTTCGATGAATTGCGGTTTGTGGAGATCGCGGAAGTGCTGGGGATCTCTTTGGGAACGGTCAAGTCACGGTTTCGGCATGGTCTCGAAAAACTGCGCCGGTTGTTGCCGGCAGAAACGGAGCGCACCCATGAATTGCCGTGA